Proteins from a genomic interval of Rhodococcoides fascians A25f:
- a CDS encoding tetratricopeptide repeat protein, translating into MAGAVDLSVLKDRPAPAPAAQPAGESGGLAPIVDVTAATFEAEVLQRSTQVPVIVDLGSARSPQSQALTRQLGQLAVEAGGTWVLARVDVDSNPQIAQAFGVQAIPTVVAVAAGQPLADFQGTQSDEQLRQWLQAVEQATAGKLTGPPGAAAAEPEPEIEDPRIVAAEEAIDEGDFDKAAAAYQAIIDAEPKNTDAVAALRQVRFLARVQNIAPDAIEIADADPANVQARIEAADAEMAAQQPEQAFARLIDGIKISAGDDRTALRTRLLELFELFDAADPLVVSARRKLASALY; encoded by the coding sequence ATCGCCGGTGCTGTCGACCTGTCCGTTCTCAAGGACCGTCCGGCACCTGCTCCCGCGGCCCAGCCCGCCGGTGAATCCGGGGGACTCGCACCGATCGTGGACGTGACCGCGGCGACATTCGAGGCCGAGGTTCTGCAACGATCCACTCAGGTCCCGGTGATCGTCGATCTCGGTTCGGCCCGCTCCCCGCAATCGCAGGCGTTGACGCGACAGCTCGGCCAACTGGCCGTCGAGGCAGGCGGCACGTGGGTGCTGGCCCGCGTCGACGTCGATTCCAATCCACAGATCGCGCAAGCGTTCGGTGTGCAAGCGATTCCGACGGTGGTTGCCGTTGCGGCCGGTCAGCCGCTGGCCGACTTCCAAGGAACTCAGTCGGACGAGCAGCTGCGTCAGTGGCTGCAGGCCGTCGAGCAGGCGACTGCAGGAAAGCTCACCGGGCCTCCCGGGGCGGCTGCTGCAGAACCGGAACCCGAGATCGAGGACCCCAGAATCGTCGCTGCCGAGGAAGCCATCGACGAGGGCGACTTCGACAAGGCGGCGGCCGCATACCAGGCGATCATCGACGCCGAACCGAAGAACACCGACGCCGTCGCGGCGCTGCGTCAGGTCAGGTTCTTGGCTCGGGTGCAGAATATTGCACCTGACGCCATCGAGATCGCCGACGCCGATCCCGCGAACGTGCAGGCCCGGATCGAGGCCGCGGACGCCGAGATGGCTGCTCAGCAGCCGGAACAGGCTTTCGCTCGATTGATCGACGGCATCAAGATCAGTGCGGGCGACGACCGGACCGCACTGCGCACTCGACTTCTCGAGCTGTTCGAGTTGTTCGACGCGGCCGATCCGCTGGTGGTGTCCGCGCGGCGCAAGCTCGCGTCCGCTCTGTACTGA
- a CDS encoding metallopeptidase, with translation MSGGRTPRLLAAAATAGLLLLASCAQTVGGNAVSIYENPFTVAGLPVTSGPSGPRPGVPDSTIEVENAEGTDSDILATNAIDDIQQFWAQQYPALFKGSFTPISNVVSWDASEDEGSGVRFCGDRTGGVPNAAYCTRDDSIGWDRTILLPALVDAFGPMSVVMVIAHEYGHAIQHQSGLVGDDTPTIVAEQQADCFAGAFIRHVAEDDSPHFTINTSDGLNGVLAATVAVRDVDPNDPESVHGSAFERVTAVQIGFTDGAGACTSIDEAEIDSRRASLPQKFDDPDDSGELPVTEDSLDAFTRSFEQVLPVAAPPAVDYSGSDVGCADAEATAPVSYCPSTNTIGVDVEALAEVGQPETPQRGDILPLNVSGDYSAYMLFASRYTLAVQKEAGQTLDDPQTALRSACLSGVITSAMSAENGSTGLEVFLSPGDLDEAVSGLLSDGLAASDVNGTTLPSGFSRVDAFRSGVLGGKELCDSRYS, from the coding sequence ATGAGTGGCGGCCGCACACCCCGACTACTGGCCGCGGCCGCCACTGCAGGACTCCTTCTCCTCGCCTCGTGCGCGCAGACTGTCGGCGGTAACGCCGTGTCCATCTACGAGAACCCGTTCACTGTCGCCGGACTCCCGGTCACGAGCGGACCGAGCGGGCCACGACCGGGTGTCCCCGATTCGACGATCGAGGTCGAGAACGCCGAGGGCACCGACTCCGATATCCTCGCCACCAACGCGATCGACGACATTCAACAGTTCTGGGCCCAGCAATACCCGGCCCTCTTCAAGGGCTCGTTCACACCGATCTCGAACGTGGTCTCGTGGGACGCGTCCGAGGACGAGGGATCCGGCGTCAGGTTCTGCGGAGACCGAACCGGTGGTGTCCCCAATGCCGCGTATTGCACGCGCGACGACTCGATCGGGTGGGATCGCACCATTCTGCTTCCTGCTCTGGTCGACGCATTCGGACCGATGTCGGTGGTGATGGTGATCGCCCACGAATACGGTCATGCCATCCAGCATCAATCGGGACTTGTCGGTGACGACACACCGACTATCGTGGCCGAGCAACAGGCCGACTGTTTTGCCGGCGCGTTCATTCGCCATGTCGCAGAGGACGATTCGCCGCACTTCACCATCAATACCTCCGACGGACTCAACGGCGTTCTCGCCGCGACCGTCGCCGTGCGCGATGTCGATCCCAACGATCCGGAATCGGTGCACGGCTCTGCCTTCGAGCGCGTCACGGCTGTGCAGATCGGCTTCACCGACGGTGCCGGGGCATGCACGAGCATCGACGAGGCCGAAATCGACTCGCGTCGAGCATCGTTGCCGCAGAAGTTCGATGATCCCGATGACTCGGGTGAACTACCGGTCACCGAGGACTCCCTCGACGCCTTCACTCGATCCTTCGAGCAGGTGCTGCCCGTCGCAGCTCCCCCGGCCGTCGACTACTCCGGTTCGGACGTCGGATGCGCCGACGCCGAAGCCACTGCGCCGGTGTCGTACTGCCCCTCGACCAATACCATCGGCGTCGACGTCGAGGCCCTGGCCGAAGTCGGCCAGCCCGAGACCCCGCAGCGCGGAGACATATTGCCGCTCAACGTCTCCGGTGACTACAGCGCGTACATGCTGTTCGCCTCCCGCTACACGCTCGCGGTGCAGAAGGAAGCCGGCCAGACCCTCGACGACCCGCAGACCGCTCTGCGTTCGGCGTGCCTGTCCGGGGTCATCACCTCGGCGATGAGCGCCGAGAACGGTTCGACGGGCCTCGAAGTCTTTCTTTCCCCCGGCGATCTCGACGAGGCGGTGTCTGGCCTACTCAGCGACGGACTCGCAGCCAGCGACGTCAACGGAACGACGCTGCCATCCGGATTCTCCCGAGTCGACGCCTTCCGCTCGGGAGTTCTCGGCGGCAAGGAGCTGTGCGACTCGCGCTACAGCTGA
- a CDS encoding acetyl-CoA C-acetyltransferase, whose translation MTTTVIVAGARTPVGRFSGALKDFSGSDLGGIAIKGALEKAGVAPDQVDYVIMGQVLTAGAGQIPARQAAVAAGIPMTVPALTINKVCLSGVDAIALADQLIRAGEFEIVVAGGQESMTQAPHMLEKSRAGFKYGDVTMRDHLAYDGLYDIFTDQAMGALTEQRNQSAEAISREEQDAFAAASHQKAAAAWKNGVFDNEVVAVSVPQRKGDPIQVTEDEGIRADTTVDSLGKLRPAFDKAGTVTAGSASQISDGAAAVVVMSKEKAESLGLTWLAEIGAHGVVAGPDSTLQSQPARAIAKACEKDGIDPKDLDVVEINEAFAAVGIASTRELGIDPEIVNVNGGAISIGHPLGMSGARIALHLALELQRRGGGVGAAALCGGGGQGDALIVRVPKK comes from the coding sequence GTGACCACAACAGTCATCGTTGCCGGTGCTCGTACGCCCGTCGGGCGCTTCTCGGGCGCACTCAAGGACTTCTCGGGATCGGACCTCGGCGGAATCGCCATCAAGGGTGCCCTCGAGAAGGCCGGTGTTGCGCCGGATCAGGTCGACTACGTCATCATGGGACAGGTTCTGACCGCCGGAGCCGGCCAGATTCCGGCCCGTCAGGCCGCCGTTGCCGCCGGCATTCCGATGACCGTGCCTGCACTGACGATCAACAAAGTGTGTCTGTCCGGCGTCGACGCCATCGCGCTGGCCGATCAGCTCATTCGCGCAGGCGAGTTCGAGATCGTCGTCGCCGGTGGGCAGGAGTCGATGACCCAGGCTCCGCACATGCTCGAGAAGTCGCGCGCCGGGTTCAAGTACGGCGATGTCACGATGCGTGATCACCTCGCGTACGACGGTTTGTACGACATCTTCACCGACCAGGCCATGGGCGCACTCACCGAGCAGCGGAACCAGAGTGCCGAGGCCATCAGCCGCGAGGAGCAAGACGCTTTCGCTGCTGCGTCGCATCAGAAAGCCGCAGCCGCCTGGAAGAACGGCGTATTCGACAACGAGGTTGTCGCCGTGTCCGTTCCGCAGCGCAAGGGCGATCCGATCCAAGTCACGGAAGACGAAGGCATCCGCGCCGACACCACGGTCGATTCACTCGGCAAACTTCGACCCGCCTTCGACAAGGCCGGAACCGTCACCGCGGGATCGGCGTCGCAGATTTCCGACGGTGCTGCCGCCGTCGTCGTGATGAGCAAGGAAAAGGCCGAGTCGCTCGGTTTGACCTGGCTCGCCGAGATCGGTGCCCACGGAGTGGTGGCCGGTCCCGACTCCACGCTGCAGTCGCAGCCGGCCCGGGCGATCGCGAAGGCGTGCGAGAAGGACGGCATCGATCCGAAGGACCTCGACGTCGTCGAGATCAACGAGGCGTTCGCGGCGGTCGGAATCGCCTCGACACGCGAGCTCGGCATCGATCCGGAGATCGTGAACGTCAACGGTGGCGCGATCTCCATCGGACATCCCCTCGGCATGTCCGGTGCCCGCATCGCATTGCACTTGGCCCTCGAGCTGCAGCGACGCGGCGGCGGAGTCGGCGCAGCCGCACTGTGCGGCGGCGGTGGACAGGGCGACGCCCTCATCGTTCGAGTACCGAAGAAGTAG
- a CDS encoding DUF3817 domain-containing protein has protein sequence MVGMTNFFDLSSTAKRFRFIAFVEAVTWIALLISMGFKWIPTPTNDGAVRYPGMAHGAVFVLFLVMVIVAAREFKWEPKTIVLGLLASIPPLGSVIFERWAVRTGRLGELSVPTARVNASTTNVPPVDGASG, from the coding sequence ATGGTTGGCATGACCAACTTCTTCGACCTGAGCAGCACAGCAAAACGCTTCCGCTTTATTGCGTTCGTCGAGGCTGTGACGTGGATCGCTTTGCTGATCTCGATGGGATTCAAATGGATCCCCACGCCCACGAACGACGGGGCGGTTCGATACCCGGGTATGGCCCACGGCGCGGTATTCGTGCTCTTTCTGGTCATGGTCATTGTTGCAGCACGTGAGTTCAAATGGGAACCGAAGACCATCGTCTTGGGGCTGTTGGCCAGCATCCCGCCGTTGGGAAGTGTGATCTTCGAGCGCTGGGCTGTGCGCACAGGACGTCTGGGGGAGCTCAGCGTACCGACGGCCCGAGTGAACGCGTCGACAACGAACGTCCCGCCAGTGGATGGCGCATCGGGTTAG
- the mce gene encoding methylmalonyl-CoA epimerase has product MAMTSSTQSYTGAPLRSDLVTAIDHVGVAVPDLDAAIAWYTDHLGMVAVHEEINEEQGVREAMLSFPGAGEKSAALQLLAPIDESSTIAKFIGRNGPGLQQLAYRVTDIEEISTELRARGVRLLYDAPRRGTANSRINFVHPKDAGGVLIELVEPNPDAH; this is encoded by the coding sequence ATGGCCATGACCTCCAGCACGCAGTCTTACACGGGAGCCCCGCTGCGCTCCGACCTGGTGACGGCTATCGACCACGTGGGTGTTGCGGTGCCCGATCTCGACGCCGCCATCGCCTGGTACACCGACCACCTCGGCATGGTCGCCGTGCACGAGGAGATCAACGAAGAACAGGGCGTTCGCGAGGCGATGCTCTCGTTCCCCGGTGCCGGAGAGAAGTCCGCTGCACTGCAGTTGCTCGCCCCGATCGACGAGTCGTCCACCATCGCCAAGTTCATCGGACGCAACGGACCGGGACTTCAGCAGTTGGCGTACCGCGTCACCGATATCGAGGAGATCTCGACCGAGTTGCGCGCCCGCGGCGTTCGGCTGCTGTACGACGCCCCGCGCCGGGGCACTGCCAATTCTCGGATCAACTTCGTCCATCCCAAGGACGCCGGTGGCGTGCTCATCGAACTTGTCGAGCCGAATCCCGACGCGCACTGA
- the nucS gene encoding endonuclease NucS, producing MRLVIARCQVDYVGRLTAHLPSARRLLLVKSDGSVSVHADDRAYKPLNWMSPPCWMVETTEDETIKWVVTNKAGEELRITIDDVELDSSHELGIDPGLVKDGVEAHLQELLAEHVSTLGDGYTLVRREYMTAIGPVDLLCRNADGGTVAVEIKRRGEIDGVEQLTRYLELLNRDPLLAPVSGVFAAQVIKPQAKTLATDRGIRCLTLDYDVLRGTDSTEFRLF from the coding sequence GTGCGTTTAGTTATTGCTCGTTGCCAAGTCGACTACGTCGGCCGTCTCACCGCACACCTTCCGTCGGCTCGCCGTCTGTTGCTCGTGAAGTCCGACGGATCGGTCAGCGTGCATGCGGACGACCGCGCGTACAAGCCGCTCAACTGGATGTCTCCGCCGTGTTGGATGGTCGAGACCACCGAAGACGAGACGATCAAATGGGTCGTCACCAACAAGGCGGGCGAAGAACTTCGGATCACCATCGACGACGTCGAGCTCGACTCGAGTCACGAGCTGGGCATAGACCCAGGTTTGGTGAAAGACGGTGTGGAGGCCCATCTTCAGGAGTTGTTGGCCGAGCACGTCAGCACCTTGGGGGACGGATACACCCTCGTCCGACGCGAATACATGACGGCTATCGGACCGGTGGATCTGCTGTGCCGCAACGCTGATGGCGGAACAGTGGCCGTCGAGATCAAGCGACGTGGTGAGATCGACGGCGTCGAGCAGTTGACCCGGTACCTGGAGCTTCTCAATCGTGATCCGCTGCTGGCCCCGGTGAGCGGAGTCTTCGCTGCCCAGGTCATCAAGCCGCAGGCGAAGACGCTGGCCACCGACCGCGGCATTCGTTGTCTCACACTCGACTACGACGTCCTACGGGGAACCGACAGCACCGAGTTCCGTCTTTTCTGA
- the glgB gene encoding 1,4-alpha-glucan branching protein GlgB translates to MTKNPTTPEDTVAAPSDNDLELIAAGRHYNPHSVLGAHPVPGGTAIRALKPDAEKVVARVGGVDHELTHVAHGVFSALLPFEDLIDYRLVVTWPGGHVSESADGYRFLPTLGELDLHLFGEGRHERLWDILGAHQQSYATPDGPVVGTSFAVWAPAAQGVTLVGDFDGWTGRSWPMRVLGSTGVWELFVPDIAPGALYKFRVHGADGSVKDKADPMAFATEVPPSTASVVTASSYTWNDEKWLDTRAGIEPTQAPMSVYEIHLASWRPGLGYRELAEQLAEYITETGFTHVELLPVAEHPFGGSWGYQVTSYYAPTSRFGSPDDFRYFVDHLHSAGIGVIVDWVPAHFPKDEWALARFDGGPLYEHGDPQRGEQLDWGTLVFDFGRREVRNFLVANALYWIDEFHIDGLRVDAVASMLYLDYSRPEGGWSPNIYGGRENLEAVTFLQEMNATVHKKHRGVVTVAEESTAWPGVTRPTNVGGLGFNMKWNMGWMHDTLGFLGRDPIHRSYHHHEITFSLVYAWSENYLLPISHDEVVHGKGTLWTRMPGDDYTKAAGLRGMLAYMWAHPGKQLLFMGQEFGQTREWSEERGLDWYQIDEEPLHNGIKSLVSDLNSTYKSHPALWTLDTSPSGYSWIDANDTENNVLSFLRYGSDGSVIACIFNFSGSEHGSYRVGLPEPGRWIEILNTDATEYGGSGMGNLGEVTATSHSWHGRPASGQVALPANGAIWIKLER, encoded by the coding sequence GTGACCAAGAATCCGACGACGCCCGAAGACACCGTCGCAGCCCCGTCCGACAACGATCTGGAACTCATCGCGGCGGGTCGGCACTACAACCCGCATTCCGTTCTCGGTGCCCATCCGGTACCCGGCGGAACGGCCATCCGAGCGCTCAAGCCCGACGCCGAGAAGGTCGTCGCCCGAGTCGGCGGTGTCGACCACGAGCTGACTCACGTCGCGCACGGGGTCTTCTCGGCGCTGCTGCCGTTCGAGGACCTGATCGACTATCGGCTCGTCGTGACGTGGCCCGGCGGGCACGTCTCCGAATCCGCCGACGGATACCGGTTCCTCCCCACTCTCGGCGAGCTCGACCTACATCTGTTCGGTGAGGGTCGGCACGAGCGGCTGTGGGACATCCTCGGCGCGCATCAGCAGTCGTACGCGACACCGGACGGTCCAGTGGTCGGCACCTCGTTCGCAGTGTGGGCCCCCGCAGCGCAGGGCGTCACCCTCGTCGGCGACTTCGACGGCTGGACCGGCCGCAGCTGGCCCATGCGAGTACTTGGCTCGACCGGTGTGTGGGAGCTCTTCGTTCCCGACATCGCGCCGGGTGCGTTGTACAAGTTCCGCGTTCACGGTGCCGACGGTTCGGTCAAGGACAAGGCAGACCCGATGGCCTTTGCCACCGAGGTTCCGCCGTCGACCGCATCGGTCGTCACCGCGTCGTCGTACACGTGGAACGACGAGAAGTGGCTCGACACCAGGGCCGGAATCGAGCCAACGCAGGCACCGATGAGTGTCTACGAGATCCACCTGGCGTCGTGGCGACCGGGCCTGGGTTACCGCGAACTGGCCGAGCAATTGGCCGAGTACATCACCGAAACCGGCTTCACCCACGTCGAGCTCCTCCCGGTCGCCGAGCACCCCTTCGGCGGGTCCTGGGGCTACCAGGTGACGTCCTACTACGCACCCACATCACGGTTCGGCAGCCCCGACGATTTCCGCTACTTCGTCGACCACCTGCACAGCGCCGGAATCGGCGTCATCGTCGACTGGGTGCCTGCGCACTTCCCCAAGGACGAGTGGGCCCTCGCTCGATTCGACGGCGGCCCGCTCTACGAACACGGCGACCCACAGCGCGGCGAGCAACTCGACTGGGGCACACTTGTTTTCGACTTCGGCCGCCGAGAGGTGCGCAACTTCCTGGTCGCGAACGCGCTGTACTGGATCGACGAGTTCCACATCGACGGCCTCCGTGTCGACGCCGTGGCATCGATGCTGTACCTGGATTACTCCCGCCCCGAGGGCGGTTGGTCGCCGAACATCTACGGCGGCCGGGAGAACCTCGAGGCCGTCACGTTCCTGCAGGAGATGAACGCGACGGTGCACAAGAAGCACCGCGGCGTCGTCACCGTGGCCGAGGAGTCGACGGCGTGGCCCGGCGTCACCCGCCCGACGAACGTCGGCGGACTCGGCTTCAACATGAAGTGGAACATGGGCTGGATGCACGACACCCTGGGATTCCTCGGGCGTGATCCGATCCATCGCAGCTACCACCACCACGAGATCACCTTCTCCCTCGTCTACGCGTGGAGCGAGAACTACCTGCTCCCCATCAGCCACGACGAGGTGGTGCACGGCAAGGGGACGCTGTGGACTCGGATGCCCGGTGACGACTACACCAAGGCTGCAGGGCTGCGCGGCATGCTCGCCTACATGTGGGCGCACCCGGGCAAGCAACTGCTGTTCATGGGCCAGGAGTTCGGCCAGACCCGTGAATGGTCCGAAGAACGCGGCCTCGACTGGTACCAGATCGACGAGGAGCCCCTGCACAACGGCATCAAATCCCTTGTCTCCGATCTGAACTCGACGTACAAGTCGCATCCGGCACTGTGGACACTCGACACCTCGCCGAGCGGGTACTCGTGGATCGACGCCAACGACACCGAGAACAACGTGCTGAGCTTTCTGCGGTACGGGTCCGACGGTTCGGTCATCGCGTGTATTTTCAACTTCTCCGGTTCCGAGCACGGCAGCTATCGTGTGGGACTACCGGAACCCGGCCGTTGGATCGAGATCCTGAACACCGATGCAACGGAATACGGCGGCTCCGGAATGGGCAACCTGGGTGAAGTGACGGCAACATCGCACTCGTGGCACGGTCGACCGGCGTCAGGCCAGGTTGCACTTCCCGCCAACGGGGCGATCTGGATAAAACTGGAGCGATAG
- a CDS encoding alpha-1,4-glucan--maltose-1-phosphate maltosyltransferase: MTGRLGIDNVLPDTTTGKYPAKAVVGETFPVSADVWREGHDAVAATLSVRGPGGKLERIPMTPGREPDTFDAVFVPSRPGYWICRIEAWSDPISTWRHAVEAKLGVGQSAHELANDLEIGARLFLRAATGVPAESRQLLADVAAALRDTDRPLPARVSSAFASSVAELLFAHPLRELVTRSRAVNIWVDRNLALNGAWYEFFPRSTGGWNEDGSPRHGTFATSIEQLPRIQRMGFDIVYLPPIHPIGTINRKGPNNTLTPGPEDVGSPWAIGSKDGGHDAIHPELGTEDDFRAFVAAAQEHNLEVALDLALQAAPDHPWAATHSEWFTVLPDGTIAYAENPPKKYQDIYPVNFDNDRRGIYEEVLRVVRYWISLGVKVFRVDNPHTKPPDFWEWLIAEVKKTDPDVLFLAEAFTRPVRMYGLAQRGFTQSYTYFTWRTAKWELTEFAEEHARRADDARPNLFVNTPDILHESLQHGGPGMFALRAALAATMAPTWGVYSGYELFEHQAVREGSEEYLDSEKYQLRPRDFEGALARGESLEPWITTLNAIRRAHPALQQLRNIHFHTIDNEALIGYSKFDPQTGDSVLVVINLNPFGAEEGTIHLDMPALGHDWQDTLTIKDEVSGVHYDWGHTNFVRLEPWTSVAHIFTLPHIPYPARIELAYRGNRK, translated from the coding sequence GTGACAGGTCGACTTGGTATCGACAATGTCCTTCCAGATACGACGACCGGGAAGTACCCCGCGAAAGCGGTGGTGGGCGAGACGTTTCCAGTCTCCGCCGACGTCTGGCGCGAGGGTCACGACGCGGTGGCCGCGACACTGTCGGTGCGCGGACCGGGAGGCAAACTCGAACGCATCCCGATGACACCGGGCCGCGAACCCGACACGTTCGACGCGGTGTTCGTCCCCTCTCGGCCGGGCTACTGGATCTGCCGCATCGAAGCGTGGAGCGATCCGATCAGCACCTGGCGGCATGCCGTGGAAGCCAAGCTCGGAGTGGGCCAGAGCGCGCACGAACTCGCGAACGATCTGGAGATCGGGGCGCGCCTGTTCCTGCGCGCCGCCACCGGGGTTCCTGCCGAAAGCAGGCAACTGTTGGCCGACGTCGCTGCCGCGCTTCGCGACACCGACCGACCGCTACCGGCCCGAGTGTCGTCGGCGTTCGCGTCGTCGGTCGCCGAACTGCTGTTCGCGCACCCGCTGCGCGAGCTGGTGACCCGCTCGCGCGCGGTCAACATCTGGGTCGATCGCAATCTCGCTCTCAACGGTGCCTGGTACGAGTTCTTCCCTCGATCGACCGGCGGGTGGAACGAGGACGGATCGCCGCGGCACGGCACGTTCGCAACGTCGATCGAGCAGTTGCCCCGCATCCAGCGGATGGGATTCGACATCGTCTATCTGCCGCCGATCCACCCGATCGGCACGATCAATCGCAAGGGTCCGAACAACACGTTGACTCCGGGCCCCGAGGACGTCGGGTCGCCGTGGGCGATCGGATCCAAGGACGGCGGGCACGACGCCATTCATCCCGAATTGGGAACCGAGGACGACTTCCGCGCCTTCGTCGCCGCCGCACAGGAGCACAACTTGGAAGTGGCACTCGACCTCGCCCTCCAGGCCGCACCCGATCATCCTTGGGCTGCAACACATTCCGAGTGGTTCACCGTGCTGCCGGACGGCACGATCGCGTATGCCGAAAACCCTCCGAAGAAGTATCAGGACATCTACCCGGTCAACTTCGACAACGACCGACGCGGCATCTACGAAGAGGTACTGCGCGTGGTCCGGTATTGGATCTCGCTGGGGGTCAAGGTCTTCCGAGTCGACAACCCACACACCAAGCCACCGGACTTCTGGGAATGGCTCATCGCCGAGGTCAAGAAGACCGACCCGGACGTGCTGTTCCTCGCCGAGGCCTTCACCCGTCCGGTTCGCATGTACGGGTTGGCGCAGCGCGGGTTCACCCAGTCGTACACGTACTTCACCTGGCGTACCGCCAAGTGGGAGCTGACCGAGTTCGCGGAGGAACATGCCCGGCGCGCCGACGACGCGCGGCCCAACCTGTTCGTCAACACCCCGGACATCCTGCACGAGAGCCTGCAGCACGGCGGACCCGGAATGTTCGCTCTGCGAGCAGCTCTCGCGGCGACGATGGCTCCCACCTGGGGCGTCTACTCCGGCTACGAGCTGTTCGAGCACCAGGCCGTGCGTGAGGGCAGCGAGGAGTACCTGGACTCGGAGAAGTACCAGTTGCGTCCGCGCGACTTCGAGGGTGCACTCGCCCGAGGCGAGTCGCTCGAGCCCTGGATCACCACGCTGAACGCGATCAGGCGTGCGCATCCGGCGCTGCAGCAACTTCGCAACATCCACTTCCACACGATCGACAACGAAGCGTTGATCGGGTACTCGAAGTTCGACCCGCAGACCGGCGACTCGGTTCTGGTGGTGATCAACCTCAACCCGTTCGGAGCCGAGGAAGGCACCATCCATCTGGACATGCCTGCCCTCGGCCACGACTGGCAGGACACCCTCACGATCAAGGACGAGGTGAGCGGCGTTCATTACGACTGGGGCCACACCAACTTCGTCCGACTCGAGCCCTGGACGTCGGTGGCGCACATCTTCACGCTCCCCCACATTCCCTACCCGGCACGAATCGAACTGGCCTACCGCGGCAACCGAAAGTGA